The following nucleotide sequence is from candidate division KSB1 bacterium.
AGGGAGAGTTTACGGGCACGGTGCGCAAAACCAAGCATTTTTAATGTCTGATCGATTTCATCCATCCGCAATTTCCGGAGTTGTGTCGTTCCAGTCGTTCTCCATTGCCTGAACCCATTCCTTATTTTTATCGACAAAAATGATTTCACTGATTGCGCTGGATGAAGTAGAAAATCGGCGAATTGCGTCTGCAATCGCTTTTGCGGCAGCCTCAATCGGAACCCTTCCTGTGCCGGTCCCCATTCCTGGGATAGCTAATTTATGAATACTCAATTCAGCTGAAACTTGAAGAGCTGCCGTAACTGCGTCTGAAATTTTTTTAACTGAGGTACGCTGAACAGGGGCCACCATGGTCGGCGCGTGAATGACATAGTCACATTTCAACTTCCCGGCAGATGTAACA
It contains:
- a CDS encoding macro domain-containing protein; translation: MEVRFLVGDITKLEVDAIVNPANSEGEMGGGVAAAIKKSGGKKIEEEAMELAPIPLGNAVVTSAGKLKCDYVIHAPTMVAPVQRTSVKKISDAVTAALQVSAELSIHKLAIPGMGTGTGRVPIEAAAKAIADAIRRFSTSSSAISEIIFVDKNKEWVQAMENDWNDTTPEIADG